One genomic segment of Cydia splendana chromosome 5, ilCydSple1.2, whole genome shotgun sequence includes these proteins:
- the LOC134790385 gene encoding uncharacterized protein LOC134790385: protein MGSQQLTANELLAFVQNAIDTMDEVNIRQICKSSFSEDDICSGKALLFQSLGKTDQMPFRQRDGGVKSLQDIIKLFKETDPDDVPDFVAKRLDRLPPVTFDHVDVTRLLKDITFLKTSLAEVQSKLEVANNTICELPTGDATPVPAAGPPPAPRTSRPVVPSSAPVGVSATPRRDYAAAAKQRKAPPKVPESASRDEKLPRADKGFTQASKERRPRKAPRKSRVGTAEPDIASGLRTATPNTALYVSRLHVSATADDVVEYLRKKTRYELKVFQLRSRHCVHFSSFVVRVPRPLLEAIASTDFWPKDSLATLNTNAKVGPAGPKGWVEVNLR, encoded by the exons ATGGGTTCGCAACAACTCACAGCGAACGAGTTACTGGCGTTCGTACAGAATGCCATAGACACCATGGATGAAGTCAACATCAGGCAGATCTGCAAATCTAGTTTTAGTGAAGACGATATTTGCAGTGGCAAGGCGCTGCTTTTCCAGTCGCTCGGGAAAACCGACCAGATGCCATTCCGTCAGAGGGATGGGGGTGTGAAGAGTCTCCAGGACATCATTAAACTGTTCAAGGAGACCGATCCAGACGACGTGCCTGACTTCGTTGCGAAGCGGCTGGACCGGTTACCGCCGGTTACCTTCGATCACGTCGACGTCACCAGGCTGCTGAAGGACATAACATTCCTGAAGACAAGTTTGGCAGAGGTGCAGTCTAAGTTAGAGGTGGCCAATAACACCATTTGTGAACTTC CAACGGGCGACGCGACGCCAGTCCCCGCCGCCGGCCCGCCCCCCGCACCCCGCACATCGCGCCCCGTCGTGCCGTCATCTGCTCCAGTTGGCGTATCAGCGACTCCTCGCCGCGATTACGCTGCTGCTGCAAAACAAAGAAAGGCACCTCCGAAGGTGCCCGAATCTGCTTCACGAGATGAAAAGCTACCCCGCGCCGATAAAGGATTCACGCAGGCGTCGAAGGAGAGGCGGCCGCGCAAGGCGCCTCGCAAGAGCCGGGTTGGCACAGCGGAGCCAGATATTGCATCTGGACTGAGGACTGCCACGCCGAATACGGCGCTatacgtatcgcgcctgcatgTTTCCGCCACGGCTGACGATGTGGTGGAATATCTGCGCAAGAAGACCCGTTACGAGTTGaaagtgttccagctgcgatcgcgTCATTGCGTGCACTTCAGctcgtttgtggtgcgcgtgccgcggccgctgctggaagccatcgcgagcacggacttctggccgaagg